The sequence GGGAAGCGCTGGTAGCGTGCGCGGCCACCTGGACAGCAAATCTAGGCTGCGACGTGCGGGATGTCTGCGCTCGACCCCAGCACGTCATCAAGCGCACGGCGAGCGTCGTCGCCGTGAAGCAACTCGACCGTCGCGTCAAAGATGGTGGAGAAGTGGCCGACCACCTGCTTCAATACCTCACCGTCCGAAACCGATCGGTTCAGCTCGTGAGCCAGAGAGGTGACGCCTCGATCCCGAATACCGCACGGCACGATGTGGCCGAAGTAGTCAAGATCCACGTTGACGTTGAACGCAAAGCCGTGCATCGTCACCCAGCGGCTGCAATGTACGCCCATCGCGCAGATCTTTCGCTCGGGGCCGTGCTCGTCTGGGCCAATCCACGTACCCGTGCGCCCCTCCACGCGGCCGCCGTCGATGCCGTGATCCGCGCACGTTTGGATGATGACCTCCTCAAGTGAACGGAGATAGCGACCCAGATCGGTAAAGAAACGGTCGAGGTCGAGAATCGGATAGCCAACCAGCTGTCCCGGCCCGTGGTAGGTGACGTCGCCACCCCGCTCAATCTCGTGGAACGTCGCGCCGATCTCGTCGAGGCGCTCGTCGCTCAGCAGCATGTTCGCTGCGTCCCCGCTTTTCCCCAGCGTATAGACATGCGGGTGTTCGACCAGTAACCAGACGTGGGGCACGGTCTCCGGCGGGTCTGATCGCTTTGCCTCTACGAGACGCGTCTGCAGCGCTTTTTGTAGCGCGCGGGTCTCAGGATAGTCAACCCGCCCTAGATGACATGCCAGCACGTGCTGGCGCTCAGACGAGTCAGTCGAAGACAGCATGTCGATGGTCGAACAATCGGTACACGGGTGGATCGCAACGTATTTCCCGGACGCGACTTTGTTCTTGCGATTCGAAACGAGGCTGTATGCATCCGGACGGTATCACACCAAATCCGCTAATTCTCCGAGATGTTAATCCGGACGTTGAAGCTGCCGGCGATGTTGGTGTACGACGGGCGCCGGCTGTCACCATCGAGGCGTTCATACGTGAGCTGAAACTGTCCGTTGACGCGTTGGCTGAATTGATATTGCAGCTGGGGCTCGATCGTGAGCAGCGTAGTCTGTTCAGAAATCGATACGTTGTCCCCGGTGCGGGCATCGGCCGAGCCGTACGCGAATCCCTGTGCCGCCGCCTCCGACAGCGCGCGACGGAGCGAGAAGGTGCGCTGATCCGTAACGGCACGCTTGACGGTCAGACTAAACGTGATCTGGTTGTTCAACCGCCCAACCGGAAGCAACGGAAGTT comes from Longibacter salinarum and encodes:
- the lipB gene encoding lipoyl(octanoyl) transferase LipB, with product MLSSTDSSERQHVLACHLGRVDYPETRALQKALQTRLVEAKRSDPPETVPHVWLLVEHPHVYTLGKSGDAANMLLSDERLDEIGATFHEIERGGDVTYHGPGQLVGYPILDLDRFFTDLGRYLRSLEEVIIQTCADHGIDGGRVEGRTGTWIGPDEHGPERKICAMGVHCSRWVTMHGFAFNVNVDLDYFGHIVPCGIRDRGVTSLAHELNRSVSDGEVLKQVVGHFSTIFDATVELLHGDDARRALDDVLGSSADIPHVAA